In one Silene latifolia isolate original U9 population chromosome 10, ASM4854445v1, whole genome shotgun sequence genomic region, the following are encoded:
- the LOC141605148 gene encoding uncharacterized protein LOC141605148: MVVEEKECVDRVSDMTAEEWLLHVEELVPTVLNISKQVKGFPGRWKVIVSKLEQIPSYLSNLCTHPCFSKNTLCKEQLQAVSNTLNEAIELAEMIINEKYEGKLKMQSNLDSLSGKLDLNLRDFGLLIKTGVLGEVTMPCTSSCSSSDQSNNSTHSSISELLARLQIGHLEAKHKALDTLLEIMKEDEKNVLTVLGRSNVTALVQLLTVTSPGIREKTVGVICSLIESGSCENWLVSEGVLPPLIRLVESGSTTAKQKATISLQRLSMSNETGRTIVGHGGIRPLIEICKNGDSISQVASACTLRNISVIPEVRQVLVEEGFVRVMLDLLDCGILLGSKEYAAECLQNLTASNETLRRSVVSEGGIPSLLGYLDGPLPQEPAVGALRNLIGSVPIESLESLGFFPRIVHVLKSGSLGAQIAASSTICRICISAEMKKLVVEAGCIPWLIKMLEAKSNGAREIAAQALSTLMTLSHSCREVKKDDKSVPNLVELLDPNLENTAKKYAVACLLALSLSKRCKKLMVSYGAIGYLKKLIEMDDPGAKKLLDRLERSRLKSLFGRK; this comes from the coding sequence ATGGTGGTGGAAGAGAAAGAGTGTGTGGATAGAGTGAGTGATATGACAGCTGAGGAATGGTTGTTACATGTTGAAGAGCTTGTTCCGACGGTGCTTAATATATCGAAACAAGTCAAGGGGTTTCCAGGGAGATGGAAGGTGATCGTATCAAAGCTGGAGCAAATTCCGTCTTATTTGTCAAATTTATGTACCCACCCTTGTTTTTCAAAGAACACTCTTTGTAAGGAGCAATTGCAGGCTGTGTCAAACACGCTAAACGAGGCTATTGAGCTGGCCGAAATGATAATTAACGAGAAGTATGAGGGAAAGCTCAAGATGCAGAGTAACCTTGATTCGTTATCCGGGAAATTAGACTTGAATCTCCGGGATTTTGGTCTATTAATCAAAACCGGTGTCCTAGGTGAGGTGACAATGCCTTGTACTTCATCATGTTCATCATCCGATCAATCAAATAATTCGACTCATAGCAGTATTAGCGAGTTGCTTGCCCGACTGCAAATCGGGCATTTAGAAGCAAAACACAAGGCCCTCGATACCCTTCTTGAGATCATGAAGGAGGACGAGAAAAATGTGCTGACTGTTCTAGGAAGAAGCAATGTAACTGCTTTAGTTCAGTTATTAACAGTGACCTCTCCTGGAATCCGAGAGAAGACTGTCGGTGTTATTTGCTCATTGATAGAATCGGGATCATGTGAAAATTGGCTAGTTTCAGAAGGAGTTCTTCCACCACTTATAAGACTAGTGGAATCTGGTAGTACAACTGCAAAACAGAAGGCAACCATCTCCCTTCAGAGGCTATCGATGTCAAATGAAACAGGTCGAACCATAGTTGGGCACGGTGGGATCAGACCCTTGATTGAGATATGCAAAAATGGTGATTCTATTTCACAAGTTGCATCAGCTTGTACACTGAGAAATATATCAGTTATTCCTGAGGTGAGACAGGTATTAGTGGAAGAAGGTTTCGTGCGAGTCATGCTTGATCTTCTTGATTGTGGAATCTTATTGGGATCTAAGGAATATGCAGCAGAATGCTTGCAGAATTTGACAGCAAGTAACGAAACCCTTCGTCGGTCCGTTGTGTCCGAGGGGGGAATCCCAAGCCTACTCGGGTATTTAGACGGGCCGTTGCCTCAAGAACCCGCGGTTGGAGCATTGAGGAACTTGATAGGATCCGTACCCATAGAATCGTTGGAATCACTCGGGTTTTTCCCAAGGATAGTTCATGTACTTAAATCTGGGTCATTAGGTGCCCAAATAGCGGCCTCATCAACGATTTGCCGGATTTGTATCTCAGCCGAGATGAAGAAACTAGTGGTCGAAGCGGGTTGTATTCCTTGGCTTATAAAGATGCTTGAAGCAAAGAGTAATGGTGCTAGAGAGATTGCAGCTCAAGCACTTTCAACCCTAATGACTCTTTCACATAGTTgtagggaagtgaagaaggatgaCAAGAGTGTACCTAACTTGGTCGAGTTACTTGACCCAAACCTAGAAAATACGGCCAAGAAATACGCCGTGGCATGCTTGCTAGCCCTCTCGTTGAGCAAGAGATGCAAGAAGCTCATGGTGTCGTATGGGGCAATCGGGTATTTGAAGAAGTTGATAGAGATGGATGATCCTGGTGCTAAGAAGTTGCTTGATCGACTCGAAAGAAGCAGGTTGAAGAGCTTGTTTGGCAGGAAATGA